The Mytilus edulis chromosome 12, xbMytEdul2.2, whole genome shotgun sequence genome contains a region encoding:
- the LOC139497658 gene encoding sphingosine 1-phosphate receptor 1-like translates to MSNFSSINSTKKEYGKVIEIVTIGVPVTTMIVNVPSIVLIIWIIARKEKVKNLHLLSIGITDTLVGISAYLMAETYLYTDKIFSYYNCWIRYYMFTLSLSASMLHVFGICAQRLKIVIRKTAVQNHRNFAWFVILASWTLSIIFNSIPFSIWTQDHDLTMCSLDTLFSGYEQMFSFYSGTVYGIITLLVVVTMSILSRLLWLRFKINSTNVWGYKDKRLFVTVCIMAVLFFVTITPLVCVLLSYDLLGENKRSQRSACVLISLLNSAINPIVYLFRVPEFTQILRKILLCGKCTNTVYSHNSQNRIDLSNQAS, encoded by the coding sequence ATGTCTAATTTTTCATCCATTAACAGCACGAAAAAGGAATATGGAAAAGTTATAGAAATTGTAACTATTGGAGTTCCTGTCACAACGATGATTGTTAACGTGCCATCAATTGTTTTGATTATCTGGATAATAGCACGAaaagaaaaagtgaaaaattTACATCTTCTTAGCATTGGAATTACAGATACATTGGTCGGTATATCTGCTTATCTAATGGCAGAAACATACTTGTACactgacaaaatattttcttattaCAACTGTTGGATCCGATATTATATGTTTACCCTGAGCCTTTCTGCATCAATGTTACATGTGTTTGGTATTTGCGCACAAAGATTAAAAATTGTAATCAGAAAAACAGCAGTACAAAATCACCGGAATTTTGCATGGTTTGTTATCCTTGCTTCATGGACGCTGTCtattatttttaacagtattcCATTCAGTATATGGACACAAGATCACGACCTGACAATGTGTTCATTGGATACCTTGTTTAGCGGATATGAACAAATGTTTTCCTTTTACAGTGGAACTGTTTATGGTATAATTACGCTATTGGTTGTGGTAACAATGTCAATTTTGTCTCGTCTTCTATGGCTTCGATTTAAAATTAATTCTACAAACGTTTGGGGATATAAGGATAAACGGCTGTTTGTAACTGTTTGTATAATGGCGGTTCTGTTTTTCGTCACTATAACACCTCTTGTCTGTGTTTTACTGAGTTATGATTTGCTAGGAGAGAACAAAAGATCTCAAAGAAGCGCCTGTGTGTTGATCTCTCTGCTGAATTCTGCCATCAATccaattgtttatttatttcgtGTACCAGAATTTACACAGATTTTGAGGAAGATTTTACTCTGTGGAAAATGCACCAATACAGTTTATTCCCATAACAGTCAAAACAGAATCGATTTAtcaaatcaagcatcttga
- the LOC139498687 gene encoding perlucin-like protein produces the protein MLLVLVIILNIIGLIFKDVGALPCLTDESKTKFDSLKKALGALQTSIDDKIESLQSDVKNKVKKIDDDMDSLVSDFQKRQWKKYNGHCYYYGNDKRTWFLAEQSCKQIGGNLAKIEDAAENKWIKDNRSEQDHYWIGLTDLKEGAWRWSYDQTLATYKPWHSGYGSKGTGYNCGLIYHVSSYTWLDEPCTSKLRYVCESHFCY, from the exons atgctATTAGTTTTAGTGATCATACTGAATATAATCGGATTAATATTCAAAGATGTAGGAGCGCTACCATGTCTCACAGATGAATCAAAAACAAAGTTCGACTCTCTTAAGAAGGCATTAGGTGCTCTACAGACTTCTATAGACGACAAAATAGAAAGTTTACAGagtgatgtaaaaaataaagtgaaaaaaatagacGATGACATGGACTCTTTGGTTTCAGATTTTCAGA aaaGACAATGGAAAAAATACAATGGACATTGCTACTACTACGGAAACGATAAACGTACTTGGTTTTTAGCTGAG CAAAGTTGTAAACAGATTGGAGGTAACTTAGCAAAAATTGAAGACGCAGCAGAAAACAAATGGATCAAAGATAATAGATCAG AACAAGATCATTATTGGATTGGACTTACTGATCTAAAGGAAGGAGCATGGCGTTGGAGTTACGACCAGACACTAGCCACATATAAACCATGGCATAGTGGGTATGGAAGTAAAGGTACAGGTTATAACTGTGGGTTGATATATCATGTCAGTTCTTATACGTGGCTAGATGAGCCTTGTACCAGCAAATTGAGATACGTGTGTGAAAGTCATTTCT GCTACTAG